The following DNA comes from Caulobacter mirabilis.
GAACTGGAGTTCACGGGCCGGCTCTGACCCCTACTGCCCCGCCAGCTGGGCCGCCTCCTTGGCGCAGTCGCGGGACGGCGCCAGCCCCTTGGCGCGGGCCGCCGCGATCTCGCTTCGCGCGGCGGCGAGGTCGGCCTCGAACGTCGCGTCGGCGTGCAGCCTGGCCACCGTCGCGGCGGCCATGACGCGCCCCTCCTCCGTATCGCTCAGCCAATGGACGTTGCAGGCCACGCGGCTCTGGCCGAAGGCCCGGCCGCGCGCCAGGATCTCCGCGGCGCGATCGGGCGCCGCCTCGGCGAGGATCAGCGCCCAACCCCAGCCGATGGCGCTGTGGCCCGAGGGATAGGATCCGTCCTTGCGCAGATCCGGCTCGTCGCCCGGGCTGCAGGTCGGCGCGCCGTTGACCATGAAGGGCCGCGGCCGCTGATACTTCGTCTTGGTCGGATAGGTCGAAAAGCCGACGTCGGTCAGGGTTCTGTGCAGCAGCATGTAGAGACGCGGGGTCTCCGTCTTGCTGACCGGCGCGCCGATCGCGCAGGAGAAGGTTCCCGCCGCCTCGGGGAACTTCAGCACCGCATCCTCGGCCGCCTGCTTCCAGCGCGGGCCGCCGATCTGGGCGACGGCCGCCTTGGCCGCCTCGTCGTCACGCGCCTGGGCCGTTGAGCCCGCGGTTGGCGGCGGCGGCACGATCGCCAGGCTGCTGGGGGCCCCGCCCAGCGGCAGATAGCCTTCCAGGATGCCCGGCCGCAGTTCCTTCACGGGCCTGGCCTCCGCGGCCGTCGGCGCTGACCGGCTCGTCGCTGCGCAGCCGGCCGCCAGCGCGGCCAACCCCAGGATGACGATCGTCTTGGTCCTGATCATGGGATCCCCCTCATTGTTGTTGCTCCCCGCTGTCGAGGACCTAGAGCCGATACTCCCGCTCCAGCCGGTAGCGCGATCCCTCATGGGTCTGATGGCTGGAGTAGAGGCCGAAACGGTCCACCGCGAAGGTCGGCGACTTCAGCAGGTTGTTGGCCTGGATCCAGCGGGCGACGGCGTCGGGATCGGGATGGCGCAGATAGGCCAGCGTCACATGCGGCCGGTACTGCCGCGTCTCGGGCTTGAGGCCGGCGCGGCGCGCGGCAGTCTCGCATTTGGCGGCCAGATGGCGGAGCGGCGCGCTCTCCTCGACCCCCGCCCAGACCGCATGGATGTCGCGCCCCTCGCCGAAGTCGCCGACCGCGTTCAGCTCCAGCCCGAACGGCGGCATGGCGATCGTCGACAGCTCGGCGTCGATGTCGTCCGCCATCGGCTCCTGCACGTCGCCGAAGAAGCGCAGGGTGATGTGCAGCGCCTCCAGCGGACGCCAGCGGGCGCCCTCCAGACCGTGCTGGCGGGTGAGAAGAGGCTCCCCGATCTCGTCGGGAATGGCGATGGCGGCGAACAGTCGGATCATGGCGGGCTCTCGCCGGGGCTCTTGGGGGACATGCTCCCGAAGGGTGCGTGTCCCCGTCTATCTGGCGGCACGGGACACGCACTGAGATGCATGTCCCGGGTTTGCTACGGGCAGGGGTTGGGTTGGCGGACGTGGACGGCGTCGACGGCCTTCTCCAGGTCGTCGGTCCAGGGCAGGTCGAAGGCGTCGATGTCGGTCTTCAGCTGGTCCATCGAGGTCGCGCCGATGATGGTCGAGGTCACGAACGAGCGGGTGTCGCAGAACTTCAGCGCCAGGTGCGCCGGGTCGATCCCGCGCTCGCGGGCCAGCTCGACATAGGCCTTGAAGGCGTCGTGGGCGCCGGGCCCCTCGTAGCGCTGCATGCGGTTGTAGAGCTGCTTGCGCGAGCCTTCCGGATTGGCGCCGTCGAGGTACTTACCGGTCAGCCAGCCCTGGGCCAGCGGCGAATAGGCCAGCAGGCCGACGTCCTCGCGGACGGCGATCTCGGCCAGGCCGTATTCGAACACCCGGTTGGCCAGGTGATACGCGTTCTGGATCGAAGCGATGCGCGGCAGGCCGTGGGCCTCCGACTCCTGCAGGAACTTCATCACGCCCCAGGGAAACTCGTTCGAGACCCCGAGGTGGCGGATGTTGCCCTTTTTCACATGGGCGTCGAGCGCCTCTAGGATCGACCGGAAGCTCTCGTAGTCCTGGTCATAGTCCTTGAAGGTCATGCCGCCGAAGGTGCGGATCGGCCGGTCCGGCCAATGCAGCTGGTAGAGGTCGAGGTAGTCGGTCTGCAGACGGCGCAGCGATCCTTCCACGGCCTCGTCGATCTGGGCCTTGGTCTGGCGCGGAGACGACTTGTCCTTACGCAGCCAGTCCATGGCGCCCAGGGGCCCGCCGCGGCCGGCGACCTTGGAGGCCAGCACGATCTGGTCGCGCTTGCCGGTCTTCTTCAGCCAGGTCCCGATGTAGGTCTCGGTGCGGCCCTGAGTCTCGGCCCGCGGCGGCGAGGCGTACATCTCGGCCGTGTCCCAGAAGGTCACGCCCCGGCCCAGGGCGTAGTCCATCTGCTCATGGGCCTGACCTTCCGTGTTCTGCGAGCCCCAGGTCATGGTGCCCAGGCAGCAGCGGCTGACGTCGATGCCCGTGCGGCCCAGTTTGGAATACTGCATTCGGTTGTCCCCTCGGTGCGTCCTTCGAGACGCTCGCTTGATGCTCGCTCCTCAGGATGACGAGCTTTGTTGTCGTTGGTTAGCGCAGCGCCCTCGCCGCCACCGGCGCCAGCTTGCCGACGATGACGTTCACGCCGGCGGCGTTGGGGTGGATGCCGTCCCGCTGGTTCAGCCGAGGCACGCCCCGCACGCCGTCCAGCAGGTTCGGATACAGCGGCACGCCATGCTTCCTCGCCAGGCCCGCATAGACCGCCGCGAAGTCGCGGGCGTAGGAGCGGCCGATGGCGTTGGGCGGCGTCAGTCCGACCAGCAGGACCGGGATCCTCCGGGCCTTCAGCCGCGCCAGGATCCGATCGAGATTGGCGCGGGTCTGCTGCGGGTCCAGCCCCTGGAGCAGGTCGTTGCCGCCCAGGGCGACGATGCACAGGCTGGTGTCGGGCTGCACGCTGAAGTCCACGCGCGCCAGGCCGCCGGCCGTGGTGTCGCCGCTGACCCCGGCGCCGCGCACGCGCACGCCCGGGACCAGCGTCTTCAGCTGGACCTCCAGCCGCGCCGGCAGGGCGTCGCGGGACGGCAGGCCGTAGCCTGCGGTGATCGAGTCCCCGAGGATGGTGACCACGCGCGGCCGCGACTGGGCGACGGCGGGCGAGGCCGCCGCCGCGAGGGCCAGGCCGACCAGGGCGCGGCGGGTGAAGGAGCCGTAAGGTGTGCTGGGCATGGGTCTGTCCTACATAGGGTGAAGACGCCCGACGCAAAACGCCAGTCCGAAAGCCGCCGATGTACGACGCCGCCTCCCCGCCGACGCCGCTGATCCTGGAGGGCGTCACGCTGACCCTGCCGTCCGCCGCGGGGCCCGTCGAAATCCTCAAGGGTGTCAGCCTGGACGTCGATCCGGGCGAGCGGGTGGCCGTGGTCGGACCGTCCGGGTCCGGCAAGTCGTCGCTGATCGCCGTGGCCGCGGGACTGGAGCAGCCGACCAGTGGCAAGGTCCGGCTGCTGGGCCAGGACCTGAGTCGGATGGGCGAGGACGGCCGGGCGAAGCTGCGCCGCGGCAAGGTCTCGCTGGTCTTCCAGGCCTTCCACCTGTTGCCGAACATGACGGCCGAGGAGAACGTCGCCGCGCCGCTGGAGCTGGCCGGCTGGGGACACACCGAACGCACCGCCCGCGAATGGCTGGATCGGGTCGGCCTGGGCGCGCGCCTGCGCCACTATCCGCACCAGCTCAGCGGCGGCGAGCAGCAGCGCGTGGCCCTGGCCAGGGCGCTGGCGATCAAGCCGCAGCTGCTGTTCGCCGATGAGCCGACCGGCAACCTCGACGCCGCCAACGCCGGCGGCGTCGCCGAGATGATGTTCGATCTGGTCGCCGAGACCGGGGCGGCGATGGTGCTGGTCACCCATGACCCCGCCCTGGCCGCGCGGGCCGACCGCCAGATCGTGATGGGCGGCGGCCGGGTGGTGGAAGCCGCGTGAGCGACCTGCCGCTTTCCCTCCGCTTCGCCGCGCGCGAGCTGCGCTCGGGCGTCGCCGGCTTCCGCATCTTCCTGGCCTGCCTGGCGCTGGGCGTGGCGGCGATCGCCGCCGCCGGCTCAACAGCCGAGGCCTTCCGCCAGGGCCTGGCCGGCCAGGCCCGCGAGATCCTCGGCGGCGACATCCGCGTCTCCGTCGACGGCCGCCGCTTCAGCGACGCCGACCGCCGCCGCTTCGACGGGCTTGGCCAAACCGCATACTCCAGCGGGGCCCAGGCCATGGCCGAGGCGCCGAGCGGCCAGCGCCGACTGGTCGAGATGCGCGGCGTCTCCGACGGCTATCCGCTGACCGGGACCGTCGAACTCCAGGGCGCCAAGACCCTGCGCGAGGCTTTTCGTCCTGACGGCGACGCGGCCGGCGCGGCCGTCGAGCAGGCGCTGTTCGACCGGCTTGGGCTGAAGATCGGCGACCGCTTCCTGATCGGCGAGAGCCCCTTCGTCGCCCGGGCGGTGCTGGTCTCCGAGCCCGACCGGCTGGGCCGCGGTTTCCAACTGGGTCCGCGCGTGCTGACCAGCCTGGACGCCGTCGCCCGCGGCGGCTTCATGGAGGAGGGCCTGCCCAACACCGGCGAGACCGTCCGCATCGCGCTGCGCCCCGACCTGGCGACCAACGCCGGAGTCGATCGCCTGGTGAAGGGCTTCAAGGAGCGCGGCTACCAGGCGCGGGGCCGCAACGAGGCGGCGACCGGCATCCGCCGACTGATCGATCAGCTGGAGTACTTCCTGGGCTTCATCGGCCTGGCATCGCTGGTCGCCGGCGGCCTGGGCGTGGCCGGAGCGGTCACCGCCTATCTCGAGCAGCGCAAACCCTCGATCGCGGTTCTGAAGGCGCTCGGCGCCGAGGGGCCGCTGATCCGCAACCTGTATCTGATCCAGATCGGCGTGCTGTCGGCCCTGGGCGTCGGCATCGGCCTGGTCATCGGCGGCGTCGCCCCGCTGATCCTGGGCGCGATCGTTCAGAACGACCTGCCGATCCCGGCCCTGTTCGCCGTCTATCCCCTGCCCCTGATCAAGGCCGCGGCCTTCGGCCTGCTGGCGGCCGCCGCCTTCAGCCTGGCTCCGCTGGCCCGGGCCCGGGCCACGCCGCCGTCATCTCTGTTCCGCCGCGACCTCGCCGGCCGCCTCAGCTTCGGGCCGGAGCTCATCGTCGCCCTGCTCGCCGGCGCCGGCCTGGCCGCCCTGGCCGTGGCGACGGCCCCGACCCCGATCGCGGCCGGGATCATGATCGCCGGCGTGACCGTCGCCTTCGTGCTGCTCTGGATCGCCGGCCGCGCCGCCGCCTGGGCCGCCGGTCGACTGCGCGGCCTGGCGAGGGGGCCTGTGCGCATGGGCGTCGCCAACCTGGCCGGGCCGCGCTCGGCCGCCCGCACGGCCGCGCCGGCCATCGGCCTGGGCGTGGCCCTGCTGTCGGCGGTGGTGCTGATCCAGTCGTCCCTGCTCGGACAGATCAGCGTCATCGCCCCCAAGACCGCCCCCGCCATGGTCTTCACCGAGATTCCCGGCGATCGCCTGGCCGAGTTCGACGACGCGGTTCAGCGGGCCTTCGGCGCGCCGCTGACAGAGGACAACTGGCTGCGCGCGCCCCAGGCCACCGCACGGATCGTCCGCATCAAGGGCGAACCGGTCGACCTCTCGAAGATCGAGCGCGGCGAACGCTGGGCCTACGACAACGACATCGGCCTGTCGGCGATCGGCGAGCAGCCGCGCGAGGCGGGCGTGGTCGAAGGCGGATGGTGGCCGGCCGACTACGCCGGACCGCCGCTGCTGGCCATGGAGATCGACGCGGCCAAGGGCGCGGGCCTCAAGGTCGGCGACACCGTCACCCTGTCCGTGCTCGGCCGCGAGATCGACGCCCGCATCGCCGTGCTGCGCGAGGTCGAGTGGGGCGGCTTCGGCCCGGCCTTCGCCCTGATCGTCAACCCCTCGACCCTGGAAGGCGCGACGCTGAGGCATGTGGCCATCGCCAAGGGCGACGCCGCCCAGGAGGCCCGGGTGACCCGCGACCTGGGCCGCAGCTTCCCGGCCGTGAACGTCATCAGCGTGCGCGAGCAGCTGGAGGCCGCAACCGAGATGTTCGACCGTCTGGCGCTGGCCGTCCGCGGCGCCGCGGCGGTGGCGGCCCTGGCCGGGCTGCTGGTGCTGGCGGGCGCGATCGCGGCCGGCGCCCGGGCCCGGGCGAGGGAGGCGGCGACGCTGAAGGTGCTGGGCGGCTCGCGCGCGCAGATCCTGGCGGCCTATGGCGTCGAATACGCCGCCGTCGGATTGATCGCCGGCCTGGCCGGCGTGGCCCTGGGCTACGCCGCCGCCTGGCCGGTGGTGGTCAAGGTTTTCAAGGCGACCTGGAGCGTCGACTGGGCCGGCGTCGCCGCTCTGCTCGGCGGAGCGTCGGGCCTGGCCCTGATCGGCGGACTGCTGGCGGCCATGCAGGCGCTGTCGAAGCGTCCGGCCCCGGTGCTTCGCGCCGAATAGGCTGACGCAGGCGTTATGTGACAATGCCTTGCGTCAAGCGGCCGCACCCCCGATATTCAGGGCGCGTCCGTTCCGGGCGCGTTGAAAGGGTTTTTCACCTATGAGCGACTTCGAACGCGGCAGCGCGCGCTCGATCCCGCAAACCGCCGACATGTCGATCGACGCGGGTCTGCGCGCCTTCATGCTCGGCGTCTACAACAAGATGGCGCTGGGTCTCGTCGTGTCGGCCCTGGTGGCCTACGCGGTGGCGAGCATCCCGGCCATCCGCGACATCCTGTTCGTGGTTTCGGATACGGGCGCCTTCCGGGGCTACACCATCCTCGGCATGGTCCTGGCCTTCGCCCCGCTGGCGCTGGTCCTGATCTCCGGCTTCGCGATGCGCAACCCGAGCCCCGCAGGTTCGGCCGCCCTCTATTGGGGCATCGTCAGCCTGATCGGCGCCTCCGGCGCGGTCTGGGTGCTGCGCTACACCGGCATGTCCATCGCCACCACCTTCCTGATCACGGCCACCGCCTTCGGCGCCCTGAGCCTGGTGGGCTACACCACCAAGCGGGATCTGACCGGCATGGGCAGCTTCCTGATCATGGGCGTGTGGGGTCTGCTGATCGCCTCGGTGGTCAACATCTTCCTCAAGGCGCCGATGCTCTACTGGATCATCAACGCCGCCGGCGTGCTGATCTTCGCGGGTCTGACCGCCTATGACACCCAGCGCCTGAAGATGACCTACTACGCCATCGGCGGCGATGAGGCCGGCAAGGCCGTGGCCACCAACTACGGCGCGCTGAGCCTGTACCTGGACTTCATCAACATGTTCCAGTTCCTGCTCGCCTTCCTGGGCGTGCGTCGCGACTAACCGCGATACAGCTGGACGCCTGAACAAAGGCCCCGCCGGGACACCGGCGGGGCCTTTTCTGTTCCTATTCGATCACCGTCAGCCGGCCCTTGTCGAAGATGCGGAGCACATGCTCCAGGTCGTGGCCGCGCTTGAGGATGTGGCCGGACTGGTTGCTGACCGACCAGGCGCCCTGGCGCCGGGCCAGGGCCGGGCGCTTCTCGATACGATAGAGGGGGGCCTCGCCCGAACGGCGGAAGACGCTGAACACCGCCGCATCGACCAGGCCGCCGATCCCGTAGTCCCGCCACTCGCCGGCCGCGACCATGCGGCCGTAGAGCCGGAGGAGCCGCTCCAGTTCGCGCCGCTCGAAGAAGACCGAGACGGCGCGCGGCGCGGAGTATGTCGGATCGAACGCCATGCCTGGGAGAAGGCTAGACCTGAATCGCGCGGTTTGGCGAGAGGCCGTCGCAAGATCGACACATCGCCGGATTTTGGCCGCATCCGCCCCGAAGCGTCGCGAAATGACCCTAATTCGAACGCGCGGCCGCCGGATACGGCCTCCAGATTATCAGTGTCGGCCGGTACGGAGTTCCTTCGGTTCCGGATCCTGAACAGCCCCCCCAGCCCCCCTGGATCGGGGAGTTTCGACCGGCCGACGCCTATCCCCCTCTATGACGACGAAATGAACCCGCGTTGCATTCCCCTCCGGCAACGCGGGTTTCTTTTCGTCTAAGCGACAAAAGAGCAGGGAGAGATACGGATGGGACGTCTGACGGGCCGCGCGGCCATCGTCACCGGCGCGGCGAGCGGCATCGGCCGCGCCAGCGCCGAACTCTTCGCCAACGAGGGGGCTCTCGTGCTGGCCGTCGACCGGCCGGGCGCGAACCTGGCCTTCGAGCACGGCGCGATCGAGACCCTGGCGGCCGACATCGGCGAGGACGCCTCGCCCGCCGCCATCGTCGCGGCGGCGATCCAGGCCTTCGGGCGGCTGGACATCGTCTACAACAACGCCGGCGTCTCCGGATCCACCCCGGTCGGCGAAACCAGCGACGAGGCCTTCGACCGGCAGCTGTCGATCAACCTGCGCGCCGGGTTCCGGATCTCGCGGGAGGCGGTCCCGTATCTGGTGAAATCGCCGGCCGGGCGACTGATCTTCACCGCCTCGATCATGGCGCGGCACACCGACAACGGCCTGGTGGCCTACTCGGCCTCCAAGGCCGGCGTCGTCGGGATGATGCGGACCTTCGCCCTGGAGCTGGGCCGGCATGGGGTGACCAGCAACGCCATCCTGCCCGGCGCCATCGCCACCGGCATGACCGCCGCCAGCTTCCAGCATGAGGACGTGGCCGCGGTCTGGGCCAAGAAGGCGGCGTTGAAGCGCCTGGGCCAGCCGATCGACATCGCCCGCGCCGCCCTGTTCCTGGCCTCCGACGACGGCGGCTTCGTCACCGGCCAGGCGCTGGGGGTGGACGGAGGCCTGATGTTGCGCGTTTGATGCGCGCATGCAGACCGCCGTTCTCGTCGCCCTCGCAGCCCTGGCCTGGATGGGTCAGGGCACGCCTACAACCGATCAGGGCCGCGCTCCGCGAGTGGTCGACTTTCACGCCTGCGACGTCGACCTGAACGTCACCGACCCCGATCCGGCAGGTCTCAACATTCGCATGGGACCTAGCAGCGCCACCGGCAGGCTGACTGCGCTCGTTCCGCAAGGCGAATGGATCCAGGTCCATGTCATCGGCCAGACTGAGGACTGGTATCAGATCGACCGCGCCGTCGCGGTGACCGACGGGGAAGAGACCGCCGAGCGCGTGCTGTTCGAAGGGACTGGCTGGGTGCACGCTAGCAAGGTCGGCGACGTCGATCTGAACGCAGGGGCGGAGATTCTCGACAGGCCAGGCGGCAAAGTGATCCTCCGGGCTCCGCTCGACGGCAGCGCACCGCCGCCCTACCGCATCACCGGCTGCACGGGCCGTTATCTGAAGCTGGAGATGGAAGGCCGCGCCGGCTTCACCACCGGCTGGTGCGCCAACCAGCGCACAACATGCAGCTAGCCTACTTCGCCAGCACCGCGATGACCTTGCCGCCCTTGGCGGCCTGGACGATCACCACCGTCTCCAGTCCCTCGACATGGGCGACGGGCAGACGGTAGGCGGTCGGCTTGCCGCGCCAGGCGCCCAGGCGGACGACCTCGCGCACGACGTTGCGCTGGACCAGGGTCTGGCCGCGGTTGTCGCCCTTCTTCGGCGTGACCTCCTGCTCGCGCGGATCGTAGCGGATCATCCAGACGTCGGCGCCGCCGCGCGGGACCGGGCCGCTGCCGACGGCGGCGCGGTTGGTCCCCAGGAACTGGGTGTCCGGCGGATCCATGGCCCGGCGGGCCGCCTGGTCGACCAGCGGCTCGATACGGTCGGGGCGCACGCCGGAAATCTGCGCCCGGCCGTCGATGACGATCTGAGGGGTGTAGACCTCGGCCACCTCGAGGCGGTGGGCGTAGGCGCGCTGGCGCTCGGCGAACTCGGGCTTGGCGAAGGTGTCGGGCCAGCCGAGATAGTCCCAGTAGTCGACCGCGAAGGTCAGGGCCAGGACGTCGTCCCGCTGGGCCAGATCGGAGACCAGGGCGTTGGCCTTGCCGCAGGACGAGCAGCCCTGGGCGGTGAACAGCTCGACCACCACGGGCGGCCGGGCGAACGCCGGCGCGGCGGCCGACGTGCAGAGCAGCAGGAGAAGGGAAAGGGCGACGGAACGCATGCCGCCGCACTTAAGCGAAGAAGGCGGGGCGGCGCGTTTCACGAGGCCGTGAAGCGCGCCGCCCTCCATCAGTTAGGCTTCGCCCTTGGCCAAGTGGCGCAGGACGTACGGCATCACGCCGCCGGCCTGGAAGTATTCCAGCTCGGTCGGGCCATCGATGCGGCAGCGCACCGGGAAGCGGGCGATGCGGCCGTCCGACGGACGGTACAGCTCGACAATCAGCTGCTTGCGGGGCGCGAGGTCCTGCAGGCCACGGATCGAGACGATCTCCTCGCCGGTCAGGCCCAGGCGTTGCCAGCCTTCCGACAGGAACTGCAGCGGAAGCACGCCCATCTGGACGAGGTTCGAACGGTGGATCCGCTCGAAGCTCTCGGCGATGACGGCGCGGATGCCGAGCAGCTTGGCGCCCTTGGCCGCCCAGTCGCGCGAGGAGCCGGTGCCGTATTCCTTGCCCGCGAACACGACGGCCGGACGGCCCTCATGCTCGTAGCGCATGGCGGCGTCGTAGATCGCCATCGTCTCGCCGGACGGGAAGTGCTTGGTCACCCCGCCTTCGATTTCCGGCGTGATCTTGTTGCGGATGCGGATGTTGGCGAAGGTGCCGCGCATCATGACTTCGTGGTTGCCGCGGCGGGCGCCGTAGCTGTTGAAGTCCTCGAAGCGGACCTGACGCTCGCTGAGGTACTGGCCGGCGGGCGAGGTCTTCTTGATCGAACCGGCCGGGCTGATGTGGTCGGTGGTGATCGAGTCGCCGAAGACGCCCAGGATGCGCGCCTCGATGATGTCCTTCACCGCCGCCGGCGTCATGGACATGCCTTCGAAGTACGGCGGGTTCTGGACGTAGGTCGAGCCGACGTCCCAGCTGTAGGTCTGGCCGCCCTCGACCTTGATCGCCTGCCAGTGCTTGTCGCCCTTGAAGACGTCGCCGTAGCGCTTGGCGAACATCTCGCTGGTGACCGACTTGCGCTGCAGGTCGGCGATGTCCTTCGACGAGGGCCAGATGTCCTTCAGGAAGACGTCGTTGCCCTTCTTGTCCTGGCCGATCGGCTGGGTCGCCAGATCGATACGCATCGAGCCGGCCAGGGCGTAGGCCACCACCAGCGGCGGCGAGGCCAGGTAGTTGGCGCGGACGTCCGGGTTCACCCGTCCTTCGAAGTTGCGGTTGCCCGACAGCACCGAGCAGGCGACCAGGTCGGCTTCGTTGACGGCGGCGCTGATGGCCTCCGGCAGCGGACCCGAGTTGCCGATGCAGGTGGT
Coding sequences within:
- a CDS encoding arylesterase; translated protein: MPSTPYGSFTRRALVGLALAAAASPAVAQSRPRVVTILGDSITAGYGLPSRDALPARLEVQLKTLVPGVRVRGAGVSGDTTAGGLARVDFSVQPDTSLCIVALGGNDLLQGLDPQQTRANLDRILARLKARRIPVLLVGLTPPNAIGRSYARDFAAVYAGLARKHGVPLYPNLLDGVRGVPRLNQRDGIHPNAAGVNVIVGKLAPVAARALR
- a CDS encoding ABC transporter ATP-binding protein, with amino-acid sequence MYDAASPPTPLILEGVTLTLPSAAGPVEILKGVSLDVDPGERVAVVGPSGSGKSSLIAVAAGLEQPTSGKVRLLGQDLSRMGEDGRAKLRRGKVSLVFQAFHLLPNMTAEENVAAPLELAGWGHTERTAREWLDRVGLGARLRHYPHQLSGGEQQRVALARALAIKPQLLFADEPTGNLDAANAGGVAEMMFDLVAETGAAMVLVTHDPALAARADRQIVMGGGRVVEAA
- a CDS encoding Bax inhibitor-1/YccA family protein codes for the protein MSDFERGSARSIPQTADMSIDAGLRAFMLGVYNKMALGLVVSALVAYAVASIPAIRDILFVVSDTGAFRGYTILGMVLAFAPLALVLISGFAMRNPSPAGSAALYWGIVSLIGASGAVWVLRYTGMSIATTFLITATAFGALSLVGYTTKRDLTGMGSFLIMGVWGLLIASVVNIFLKAPMLYWIINAAGVLIFAGLTAYDTQRLKMTYYAIGGDEAGKAVATNYGALSLYLDFINMFQFLLAFLGVRRD
- a CDS encoding ABC transporter permease, with the protein product MSDLPLSLRFAARELRSGVAGFRIFLACLALGVAAIAAAGSTAEAFRQGLAGQAREILGGDIRVSVDGRRFSDADRRRFDGLGQTAYSSGAQAMAEAPSGQRRLVEMRGVSDGYPLTGTVELQGAKTLREAFRPDGDAAGAAVEQALFDRLGLKIGDRFLIGESPFVARAVLVSEPDRLGRGFQLGPRVLTSLDAVARGGFMEEGLPNTGETVRIALRPDLATNAGVDRLVKGFKERGYQARGRNEAATGIRRLIDQLEYFLGFIGLASLVAGGLGVAGAVTAYLEQRKPSIAVLKALGAEGPLIRNLYLIQIGVLSALGVGIGLVIGGVAPLILGAIVQNDLPIPALFAVYPLPLIKAAAFGLLAAAAFSLAPLARARATPPSSLFRRDLAGRLSFGPELIVALLAGAGLAALAVATAPTPIAAGIMIAGVTVAFVLLWIAGRAAAWAAGRLRGLARGPVRMGVANLAGPRSAARTAAPAIGLGVALLSAVVLIQSSLLGQISVIAPKTAPAMVFTEIPGDRLAEFDDAVQRAFGAPLTEDNWLRAPQATARIVRIKGEPVDLSKIERGERWAYDNDIGLSAIGEQPREAGVVEGGWWPADYAGPPLLAMEIDAAKGAGLKVGDTVTLSVLGREIDARIAVLREVEWGGFGPAFALIVNPSTLEGATLRHVAIAKGDAAQEARVTRDLGRSFPAVNVISVREQLEAATEMFDRLALAVRGAAAVAALAGLLVLAGAIAAGARARAREAATLKVLGGSRAQILAAYGVEYAAVGLIAGLAGVALGYAAAWPVVVKVFKATWSVDWAGVAALLGGASGLALIGGLLAAMQALSKRPAPVLRAE
- a CDS encoding SDR family NAD(P)-dependent oxidoreductase codes for the protein MGRLTGRAAIVTGAASGIGRASAELFANEGALVLAVDRPGANLAFEHGAIETLAADIGEDASPAAIVAAAIQAFGRLDIVYNNAGVSGSTPVGETSDEAFDRQLSINLRAGFRISREAVPYLVKSPAGRLIFTASIMARHTDNGLVAYSASKAGVVGMMRTFALELGRHGVTSNAILPGAIATGMTAASFQHEDVAAVWAKKAALKRLGQPIDIARAALFLASDDGGFVTGQALGVDGGLMLRV
- a CDS encoding acid phosphatase encodes the protein MIRTKTIVILGLAALAAGCAATSRSAPTAAEARPVKELRPGILEGYLPLGGAPSSLAIVPPPPTAGSTAQARDDEAAKAAVAQIGGPRWKQAAEDAVLKFPEAAGTFSCAIGAPVSKTETPRLYMLLHRTLTDVGFSTYPTKTKYQRPRPFMVNGAPTCSPGDEPDLRKDGSYPSGHSAIGWGWALILAEAAPDRAAEILARGRAFGQSRVACNVHWLSDTEEGRVMAAATVARLHADATFEADLAAARSEIAAARAKGLAPSRDCAKEAAQLAGQ
- a CDS encoding DUF1223 domain-containing protein, with amino-acid sequence MRSVALSLLLLLCTSAAAPAFARPPVVVELFTAQGCSSCGKANALVSDLAQRDDVLALTFAVDYWDYLGWPDTFAKPEFAERQRAYAHRLEVAEVYTPQIVIDGRAQISGVRPDRIEPLVDQAARRAMDPPDTQFLGTNRAAVGSGPVPRGGADVWMIRYDPREQEVTPKKGDNRGQTLVQRNVVREVVRLGAWRGKPTAYRLPVAHVEGLETVVIVQAAKGGKVIAVLAK
- a CDS encoding aldo/keto reductase → MQYSKLGRTGIDVSRCCLGTMTWGSQNTEGQAHEQMDYALGRGVTFWDTAEMYASPPRAETQGRTETYIGTWLKKTGKRDQIVLASKVAGRGGPLGAMDWLRKDKSSPRQTKAQIDEAVEGSLRRLQTDYLDLYQLHWPDRPIRTFGGMTFKDYDQDYESFRSILEALDAHVKKGNIRHLGVSNEFPWGVMKFLQESEAHGLPRIASIQNAYHLANRVFEYGLAEIAVREDVGLLAYSPLAQGWLTGKYLDGANPEGSRKQLYNRMQRYEGPGAHDAFKAYVELARERGIDPAHLALKFCDTRSFVTSTIIGATSMDQLKTDIDAFDLPWTDDLEKAVDAVHVRQPNPCP
- a CDS encoding DUF2794 domain-containing protein, whose protein sequence is MAFDPTYSAPRAVSVFFERRELERLLRLYGRMVAAGEWRDYGIGGLVDAAVFSVFRRSGEAPLYRIEKRPALARRQGAWSVSNQSGHILKRGHDLEHVLRIFDKGRLTVIE
- a CDS encoding SH3 domain-containing protein; protein product: MQTAVLVALAALAWMGQGTPTTDQGRAPRVVDFHACDVDLNVTDPDPAGLNIRMGPSSATGRLTALVPQGEWIQVHVIGQTEDWYQIDRAVAVTDGEETAERVLFEGTGWVHASKVGDVDLNAGAEILDRPGGKVILRAPLDGSAPPPYRITGCTGRYLKLEMEGRAGFTTGWCANQRTTCS
- the thpR gene encoding RNA 2',3'-cyclic phosphodiesterase → MIRLFAAIAIPDEIGEPLLTRQHGLEGARWRPLEALHITLRFFGDVQEPMADDIDAELSTIAMPPFGLELNAVGDFGEGRDIHAVWAGVEESAPLRHLAAKCETAARRAGLKPETRQYRPHVTLAYLRHPDPDAVARWIQANNLLKSPTFAVDRFGLYSSHQTHEGSRYRLEREYRL